One Bacteroidota bacterium genomic region harbors:
- a CDS encoding T9SS type A sorting domain-containing protein has protein sequence MKKLFLLLALVAAGHNIVLSQSCLPEGIVFETQAQIDSFQVNYPGCTEIEGDVQIGVSPEFYNITNLNGLSVLTSIGGDLTIFSNYALISLTGLDNLASVGGDLTISSNYALTNLMGLNNLTYIGERLRIHGNPNLINLEGLEGLTSIIGNLVINGNHYALTNLKGLDNLTSIGGDFEILDEYALTSLEGFEKVTSIGGYLSIASNPALTSLSVLGNLVSIGGGLSIGYNDALTNFTGLEGLTSIGGNLGIWDNYSLTNLTGLDNVTSIGGDLVIYYYTGYNNALISLTGLESLTSIGGDLIINGTEILTSLTGLEDLTSIGESDGLGFVIVDNTALTSLTGLNNLTSIGGSLIIGNSDFGGNPALTSLTGLEGLTSTGGDLSIEYNDALYNLTGLEGLTSIGGDLNIEYNDALTSLRGLDNINAGSIDSLYIYHNSLLFSCEVQSICNYLVSPNGRVDIYNNSIGCNSAIEVANACGISSPCLPYGNYYFSSQADVDNFQTIYPNCTELGGNMIINGNDIRNLDELSVVTSIGGSLMIGSIGGNPALTSMTGLDNLISIGEDLEICHNDTLTSLTGLEGLTFIDGDLRIWWNEALTSLTGLEGLISIGGNLKIGELNYGNPVLTSLTGLDNIDAGSIVNLHIICNYLLSACEVQSICNYLANPGGIIVISANATGCNNQSEVWAACESIGLEEVMFEKRFTVFPNPFSHSTSFEYQLEEDASVTLTILNLTGQEIAVLVNEQQTKGTYQVQWNAADMPAGVYFYRLSSTVNSQLSTGKVVIVK, from the coding sequence ATGAAAAAATTATTTTTATTACTCGCATTAGTGGCTGCCGGTCACAATATCGTTTTATCTCAATCCTGCCTGCCCGAAGGCATCGTATTTGAAACCCAGGCCCAGATAGATAGTTTCCAGGTCAATTATCCTGGCTGCACAGAAATAGAAGGGGATGTACAAATTGGAGTTTCCCCTGAATTTTATAATATCACCAATCTCAACGGATTAAGTGTATTAACTTCCATAGGAGGAGACCTTACAATCTTTTCCAATTACGCCCTGATCAGCCTGACGGGGCTGGATAATTTGGCATCCGTCGGGGGAGATCTTACTATTTCCAGTAACTACGCACTGACCAATCTGATGGGATTGAACAATTTGACTTACATCGGAGAACGCCTTAGGATCCATGGCAATCCCAACCTGATCAACCTGGAAGGACTTGAGGGTTTGACTTCAATCATAGGAAACCTTGTTATTAATGGAAACCACTACGCCCTGACCAATCTGAAGGGATTGGACAATTTGACTTCCATCGGGGGTGATTTTGAGATTCTTGATGAATACGCCCTTACCAGCCTGGAGGGGTTCGAGAAAGTGACTTCCATCGGGGGATACCTTTCCATAGCGTCCAACCCTGCTCTCACCAGTTTATCGGTGCTGGGCAATTTGGTTTCAATCGGGGGAGGACTTTCTATAGGTTACAACGACGCCCTGACCAACTTCACAGGGCTGGAGGGCTTGACTTCCATCGGGGGAAACCTTGGGATTTGGGACAACTACAGTTTGACAAATTTAACAGGGCTGGACAATGTGACTTCCATCGGGGGAGACCTTGTTATTTATTATTATACCGGTTATAATAATGCCCTGATCAGTCTTACGGGGCTTGAAAGTTTGACTTCTATCGGTGGTGATCTAATTATTAATGGAACCGAGATCCTTACTAGTCTTACAGGACTGGAGGATTTGACTTCCATCGGTGAAAGTGACGGGCTTGGATTTGTTATTGTGGACAACACCGCTTTGACCAGCCTCACTGGATTGAACAATCTGACTTCTATTGGCGGATCTCTAATAATTGGAAATTCCGATTTTGGTGGCAATCCAGCCCTGACCAGTCTGACAGGATTAGAAGGATTGACTTCTACCGGAGGCGACCTTTCTATTGAATACAACGACGCCCTGTACAACTTGACGGGGCTGGAGGGATTGACTTCCATCGGGGGAGACCTTAATATTGAATACAATGATGCCCTGACCAGCCTGAGGGGGTTGGATAACATTAATGCCGGTTCTATCGACAGTTTGTATATCTATCATAACAGCTTATTATTTAGCTGTGAAGTACAAAGTATTTGTAATTATTTAGTCAGTCCCAATGGTAGAGTTGATATTTATAATAATTCTATTGGCTGCAACAGTGCTATAGAAGTAGCAAATGCCTGCGGGATTTCTTCACCGTGCCTGCCTTACGGTAACTATTATTTTTCATCACAAGCCGATGTTGATAATTTTCAGACTATTTATCCCAATTGTACAGAATTAGGGGGCAATATGATAATCAATGGAAATGATATTAGGAACCTCGACGAATTAAGTGTGGTGACTTCCATCGGTGGAAGCCTTATGATAGGAAGTATTGGCGGTAATCCCGCCCTGACCAGTATGACGGGATTAGACAATTTGATTTCCATCGGAGAAGACCTTGAAATTTGCCATAATGACACATTAACCAGCCTGACAGGACTGGAAGGATTGACTTTTATCGATGGAGACCTTCGGATTTGGTGGAATGAAGCCCTTACCAGCCTGACCGGGTTGGAGGGTTTGATTTCCATCGGGGGAAACCTTAAGATTGGAGAACTTAATTATGGCAATCCCGTCCTGACCAGCCTAACGGGATTGGATAATATTGATGCAGGATCTATTGTTAACCTTCATATAATTTGTAATTATTTATTATCAGCCTGTGAAGTGCAAAGCATCTGTAATTATTTGGCAAATCCTGGTGGAATTATTGTAATTAGTGCTAATGCAACTGGTTGCAACAACCAATCAGAAGTGTGGGCAGCTTGTGAGTCAATTGGTCTGGAGGAGGTGATGTTCGAAAAAAGATTTACTGTATTTCCCAATCCTTTTAGCCATTCGACCAGCTTTGAATATCAGCTTGAAGAAGACGCGTCAGTTACTTTAACCATCTTAAACCTCACGGGCCAGGAGATTGCAGTGCTGGTGAATGAACAACAAACCAAAGGCACGTACCAGGTGCAATGGAATGCCGCTGATATGCCTGCCGGAGTATATTTCTATCGTCTATCGTCAACCGTCAACAGCCAACTGTCAACCGGAAAAGTGGTTATAGTCAAGTAA